The segment aactgagggctacctgtatttatgttgtgtttggtgcatcttttattttatctctaaccctttatgcaaggtcttgagtcatgctaacccgacatgcattaaattcaattgcgcttgagtgaactttttttttttttaattaacatttataCAAGTTTATTACAGCAGCAAAACAATTAAGACACATTGGTGTTCCTTAATACAGAATATGTAGACACAAACAAGGTGCTGTACAGCTGTGTAGCAGTTAGGGACTCCCTCAGTTTGCTACACCCACATAAAAACCCATGAGTCCAACACAGTTAAgaccatttatttaaaatatataaacatgtgtaCAATATGCAGTAGGTTAAAACAATAGGGTTATCAAATACTCTGGTGGATAATGCTTTTGTTACTTGcagctttttctttttccttctttttgaCAGGATCCATTTCAATACATTTCCACAGTCTTAAAGTCACATCAGCTGAAGCAGAAACAACTCTTGAGCCATCTGGGCTCATTGCAAGACTGAGGACCCTGACTGTGTGACCTTTAAGCTCAGTGACTTTAGCCATGGTAGGATACTTCCATACGACAAGCAGATTCTGTGCAAAGCCGTGACCAGAAATAAGTTCTCTGTAATTTGAAGACCACAGTATAGAACAGACCTGGGAGTGTGTATCAATAGCATTTAGACAGGCACCAGAGCAGACGTTCCAGATGCGAATGTGTCTGTCATTTGTTCCCCCCACCAGTGGCTAACACGTTTGATTGCCACGGACACCAGGCAACAGCCTTAACAGCAGCTAGATGTTGTGTGAAAGTTTGCACCGGTGAAAACTCGCCACTGTCACCTTGGACTGCAGGCCAGACGTTCACCAAGTTGTCATTCCCACCACCGGCTAGATAGCGGCCATCTGGAGACCATTTGAGGCCACTCACCTCTTGAGTGTGACCTTCTAGAGTGGCAACATGATGCTCAGCTACCCTTACATCATGGTGATGTATGTGACCAGTCCGAGAGCCACTGGATAGGATGTGGTTGTTCCAACTCAGTGCACCAACACGAGATAAATGGCTGACCATATTACGGAGGCATTTTTGCTGTTGAACATCCCAAAGCTGGACTTCAGAATTGCTCGTACCCACTGCAAGATAATTCCCTTCCTTAATCCAAGACACTGATGATATATAGTCTTCAGAGTGCTCCATCTGCATCAAGAGTACTAT is part of the Bombina bombina isolate aBomBom1 chromosome 6, aBomBom1.pri, whole genome shotgun sequence genome and harbors:
- the LOC128662400 gene encoding LOW QUALITY PROTEIN: cell division cycle protein 20 homolog (The sequence of the model RefSeq protein was modified relative to this genomic sequence to represent the inferred CDS: deleted 1 base in 1 codon), whose amino-acid sequence is MSQFVFETDLNSIIKLDAPITNAPLARWQRKAKEGGSTSGNTSANSSIISPMKASNRSYGPSKTPSKIPGKTGHKMQGTPSKAGVDRFISSRNSMQMDVASFLLSKENEPTEDSPTKKEQQKAWAMNLNGFDVEEAKILRLGGKLQNAPEGYQNNLKVLYSQLKSTPGSSKKVGRYIPSMPDRILDAPEIRNDYYLNLIDWSSQNILAVALSDSVYLWNYISGEIVLLMQMEHSEDYISSVSWIKEGNYLAVGTSNSEVQLWDVQQQKCLRNMVSHLSRVGALSWNNHILSSGSRTGHIHHHDVRVAEHHVATLEGHTQEVSGLKWSPDGRYLAGGGNDNLVNVWPAVQGDSGEFSPVQTFTQHLAAVKAVAWCPWQSNVLATGGGTNDRHIRIWNVCSGACLNAIDTHSQVCSILWSSNYRELISGHGFAQNLLVVWKYPTMAKVTELKGHTVRVLSLAMSPDGSRVVSASADVTLRLWKCIEMDPVKKKEKEKAASNKSIIHQSI